In one window of Miscanthus floridulus cultivar M001 chromosome 12, ASM1932011v1, whole genome shotgun sequence DNA:
- the LOC136498451 gene encoding vacuolar iron transporter homolog 2-like: protein MDPHLGSHVHAAAAAAAGSAFPNGKKVEMNDVLPPGAVILDVEAGDPTNAAVPDPHDVDGDTAGVDYMARAQWLRAAVLGANDGLVSVASLMIGVGAVNATRKAMLVSGMAGLVAGACSMAIGEFVSVYAQYDIEVSQIKHDGEEEEGARESLPSPTQAAVASALAFAFGALLPLLAGVFVPSWAARVAAVCAATSVGLAGFGVAGAYLGGANMLRSGLRVLLGGWFAMLVTFGVLRLFGTVFHIQVSSA, encoded by the coding sequence ATGGACCCTCACCTCGGCTCCCACGtccacgcggcggcggcggcggccgcaggCTCGGCCTTTCCGAATGGTAAGAAGGTGGAGATGAATGACGTGCTGCCACCGGGGGCTGTCATCCTCGACGTCGAGGCGGGTGATCCGACGAACGCGGCCGTGCCCGATCCGCACGACGTCGACGGGGACACCGCCGGCGTCGACTACATGGCCCGCGCGCAGTGGCTCCGCGCGGCCGTACTCGGCGCGAACGACGGCCTCGTCTCCGTGGCCTCCCTCATGATCGGCGTCGGCGCCGTGAACGCGACGCGCAAGGCCATGCTGGTGTCCGGCATGGCGGGGCTCGTGGCCGGCGCCTGCAGCATGGCCATCGGCGAGTTCGTCTCCGTGTACGCGCAGTACGACATCGAGGTGTCGCAGATCAAGCacgacggcgaggaggaggaaggCGCGAGGGAGAGCCTGCCGAGCCCGACGCAGGCCGCGGTCGCGTCGGCGCTAGCGTTCGCGTTCGGCGCGCTCCTGCCGCTGCTGGCGGGGGTGTTCGTACCGTCGTGGGCCGCCAGGGTGGCCGCGGTGTGCGCCGCGACCAGCGTCGGCCTGGCCGGGTTCGGCGTGGCGGGCGCGTACCTGGGCGGCGCCAACATGCTGAGGTCCGGCCTGAGGGTGCTCCTGGGCGGCTGGTTCGCCATGCTCGTCACGTTCGGCGTGCTCCGGCTGTTCGGGACGGTGTTCCACATACAAGTCTCGTCGGCGTGA